Proteins encoded together in one Miscanthus floridulus cultivar M001 chromosome 16, ASM1932011v1, whole genome shotgun sequence window:
- the LOC136510582 gene encoding uncharacterized protein → MAHDAWVKLEESYEGTQVGKGAKAYIFKEKFASFKMKEDENVLEMFDRLQVLVNDLKELGEEVKDKNFSHKFLRCLPPRYGMLVTWLVRSGLDTMTPNQVLSDVMTDDTYRDDKEENEKENEKKDEKKKSVAFKATSSSKGKAKKEEPSDDECPSTCDKEDDEKMALFVKRFGKFMIKKGYGARRKKDKSKNKNFTRRCYNCRSKGHFIDDCPHKSDTSDDDKKKGKKEKKDKKMIIKKKKW, encoded by the coding sequence ATGGCACATGATGCTTGGGTGAAGCTAGAGGAGTCATATGAGGGCACACAAGTGGGCAAGGGTGCCAAAGCTTATATcttcaaagagaagtttgctagtttcaagatgaaggaagatgagaatgtgctagagatgtttgataggctcCAAGTGTTGGTGAATGATCTAAAGGAGCTTGGtgaggaggtgaaggacaagAACTTCTCTCATAAATTCTTGAGATGTCTCCCTCCAAGAtatggcatgttggtcacatggttagtgaggagtggtttggacacaatgacaccaaaccaagtgcttAGTGatgtaatgaccgatgatacatatcgtgatgataaagaagaaaatgagaaggagaatgagaagaaggatgaaaagaagaagagtgttgcatttaaggccacatcatcatccaagggcaaggcaaagaaaGAAGAGCCAAGTGATGATGAATGCCCAAGTACTTGTGATAAggaagatgatgagaagatggctctctttgtgaagagatttggcaagttcatgatcaagaaaggctatggtgcaagaaggaagaaagatAAATCAAAGAACAAGAACTTCacaagaagatgctacaattgtagAAGCAAGGGCCATTTCATTGATGATTGTCCTCACAAAAGTGAcactagtgatgatgacaagaaaaagggcaagaaagaaaagaaggataagaagatGATCATCAAGAAAAAGAAGTGGTAA
- the LOC136510581 gene encoding uncharacterized protein, giving the protein MVIWDSDASTSDDDEDSDDERKTSKKKAIASIAINNKPSLFDSPSCFKAMVSKVQSDDESSDSESNDDEYSKEELMDMLEQAHSYMEKKRKEHKELCKKHQALEQAFDELNASHERLMEAHEKLEKAHSKLEKAHSSLLDQRY; this is encoded by the exons ATGGTCatatgggatagtgatgcctccacaagtgatgatgatgaagatagtgatgatgagaggaagacaagcaagaagaaggctattgcaagcattgctatcaacaacaagccttctctatttgactctccatcatgcttcaagGCCATGGTCTCAAAGGTacaatccgatgatgaaagtagtGATAGTGAGAGTAATGATGATGAGTACTCTAAGGAGGAACTCATGGACATGTTGGAACAAGCTCACTCTTAcatggagaagaagaggaaggagcacaaagaattgtgcaagaagCATCAAGCTCttgagcaagcctttgatgagctcaatgcatctcatgagaggctaatggaagcccatgaaaagcttgagaaggctcactctaagcttgaaaaagctcactcctctctccttgaCCAAA ggtactaa